One genomic region from Panthera tigris isolate Pti1 chromosome D1, P.tigris_Pti1_mat1.1, whole genome shotgun sequence encodes:
- the PC gene encoding pyruvate carboxylase, mitochondrial isoform X1, with product MMLKFRTIRGGLRLLGIRRASTAPAASPHVRRLEYKPIKKVMVANRGEIAIRVFRACTELGIRTVAVYSEQDTGQMHRQKADEAYLIGRGLAPVQAYLHIPDIIKVAKENNVDAVHPGYGFLSERADFAQACQDAGVRFIGPSPEVVRKMGDKVEARAIAISAGVPVVPGTDAPITSLHEAHEFSNTYGFPIIFKAAYGGGGRGMRVVHSYEELEENYNRAYSEALAAFGNGALFVEKFIEKPRHIEVQILGDQYGNILHLYERDCSIQRRHQKVVEIAPAAHLDPQLRTRLTSDSVKLAKQVGYENAGTVEFLVDKHGKHYFIEVNSRLQVEHTVTEEITDVDLVHAQIHVAEGRSLPDLGLRQENIRINGCAIQCRVTTEDPARSFQPDTGRIEVFRSGEGMGIRLDNASAFQGAVISPHYDSLLVKVIAHGKDHPTAATKMSRALAEFRVRGVKTNIPFLQNVLNNQQFLAGTVDTQFIDENPELFQLRPAQNRAQKLLHYLGHVMVNGPTTPIPVKASPSPTDPIVPAVPIGPPPAGFRDILLREGPEGFARAVRNHQGLLLMDTTFRDAHQSLLATRVRTHDLKKIAPYVAHNFSKLFSIENWGGATFDVAMRFLYECPWRRLQELRELIPNIPFQMLLRGANAVGYTNYPDNVVFKFCEVAKENGMDVFRVFDSLNYMPNLLLGMEAAGNAGGVVEAAISYTGDVADPSRTKYSLQYYMGLAEELVRAGTHILCIKDMAGLLKPVACTMLVRSLRDRFPDLPLHIHTHDTSGAGVAAMLACAQAGADVVDVAADSMSGMTSQPSMGALVACTRGTPMDTGVPLERVFDYSEYWEGARGLYAAFDCTATMKSGNSDVYENEIPGGQYTNLHFQAHSMGLGSKFKEVKKAYVEANQMLGDLIKVTPSSKIVGDLAQFMVQNGLSRAEAEAQAEELSFPRSVVEFLQGYIGIPHGGFPEPLRSKVLKDLPRVEGRPGASLPPLDLQLLEKELIERHGEEVTPEDVLSAAIYPDVFAHFKDFTATFGPLDSLNTRLFLQGPKIAEEFEVELERGKTLHIKALAISDLNRAGQRQVFFELNGQLRSILVKDTQAMKEMHFHPKALKDVKGQIGAPMPGKVIDIKVAAGGKVAKGQPLCVLSAMKMETVVTSPMEGTVRKVHVTTDMTLEGDDLILEIE from the exons ATGCTGAAGTTCCGAACCATCCGTGGGGGCCTGAGGCTCCTGGGGATCCGCCGAGCCTCCACTGCCCCTGCTGCCTCCCCACACGTCCGGCGCCTGGAGTACAAGCCCATCAAGAAGGTCATGGTGGCCAACAGAG GTGAGATTGCCATCCGCGTGTTCCGGGCCTGCACGGAGCTGGGCATCCGCACCGTGGCTGTCTACTCAGAGCAGGACACAGGCCAGATGCACCGGCAGAAAGCAGATGAAGCCTACCTCATCGGCCGCGGCCTCGCCCCGGTGCAGGCCTATCTGCACATCCCAGACATCATCAAGGTGGCCAAG gaaaACAATGTGGACGCGGTGCACCCTGGCTACGGGTTCCTGTCAGAGCGCGCGGACTTCGCCCAGGCCTGCCAGGATGCCGGGGTTCGGTTCATTGGGCCGAGCCCTGAGGTCGTCCGCAAGATGGGAGATAAGGTGGAGGCCCGGGCCATCGCTATCAGTGCAG GTGTTCCCGTGGTCCCTGGCACAGACGCCCCCATCACCTCCCTGCACGAGGCCCATGAGTTCTCCAACACCTACGGCTTCCCCATTATCTTCAAGGCCGCCTACGGGGGCGGGGGACGTGGCATGAGGGTCGTGCACAGCTATGAG GAGCTGGAGGAAAACTACAACCGGGCCTACTCGGAGGCTCTGGCTGCCTTTGGGAATGGCGCACTGTTTGTGGAGAAGTTCATCGAGAAGCCACGCCACATCGAGGTGCAGATCCTGG GAGACCAGTACGGGAACATTTTGCACCTGTACGAGCGAGACTGTTCCATCCAGCGGCGGCACCAGAAAGTGGTTGAGATTGCTCCTGCTGCCCACCTGGACCCCCAGCTTCGGACCCGACTCACCAGTGACTCTGTCAAACTTGCTAAGCAG GTGGGCTACGAGAATGCGGGCACCGTGGAGTTCCTGGTGGACAAGCACGGCAAACACTACTTCATCGAGGTCAACTCCCGCCTGCAGGTGGAGCACACCGTCACCGAGGAGATCACtga TGTGGACCTGGTCCATGCCCAGATCCACGTGGCCGAGGGCCGGAGCCTGCCCGACCTGGGCCTGCGGCAGGAGAACATCCGTATCAACGGCTGTGCCATTCAGTGCCGGGTCACCACTGAGGACCCCGCGCGCAGCTTCCAGCCAGACACTGGCCGCATCGAG GTGTTCCGGAGCGGAGAGGGCATGGGCATCCGCCTCGATAATGCATCTGCCTTCCAAGGAGCTGTCATCTCCCCGCATTATGATTCCCTGCTGGTCAAAGTCATTGCCCATGGCAAAGACCACCCCACGGCTGCCACCAAGATGAGCAGAGCCCTGGCTGAGTTCCGAGTCCGGGGTGTAAAG ACCAACATCCCCTTCCTGCAGAATGTGCTCAACAACCAGCAGTTCCTGGCCGGCACCGTGGACACCCAGTTCATCGATGAGAACCCGGAGCTATTCCAGCTGCGGCCTGCACAGAACCGGGCCCAGAAGCTGCTGCACTACCTCG GTCATGTCATGGTGAACGGCCCAACCACCCCGATCCCCGTCAAGGCCAGTCCCAGCCCCACAGACCCCATTGTCCCTGCAGTGCCCATAG GCCCACCCCCAGCTGGTTTCAGAGACATCCTGCTGCGGGAGGGGCCCGAGGGCTTCGCTAGAGCTGTGCGGAACCACCAGGGGCTGCTGCTGATGGACACGACCTTCCGGGATGCCCACCAGTCACTGCTGGCCACTCGTGTGCGAACCCACGATCTCAAAAAGATTGCTCCCTATGTTGCTCACAACTTCAGCAAACTCTTCAGCATAGAGAACTGGGGAG GAGCCACGTTTGATGTTGCCATGCGCTTCCTGTATGAGTGCCCCTGGCGGCGGCTGCAGGAGCTCCGAGAGCTCATCCCCAACATCCCGTTCCAGATGCTGCTGCGGGGGGCCAACGCCGTGGGCTACACCAACTACCCCGACAATGTGGTCTTCAA GTTCTGTGAGGTGGCCAAAGAGAACGGCATGGATGTCTTCCGGGTTTTTGACTCCCTCAACTACATGCCCAATCTGCTACTGGGCATGGAGGCAGCCGGCAATGCTGGCGGTGTGGTGGAGGCCGCCATCTCCTACACAGGTGACGTGGCCGACCCCAGCCGCACCAAATACTCACTGCAGTACTACATGGGCCTGGCTGAAGAGTTGGTTCGAGCTGGCACCCACATCTTGTGCATCAAG GACATGGCAGGGCTGCTAAAGCCAGTGGCCTGCACCATGCTGGTCAGGTCCCTCAGGGACCGCTTCCCTGACCTCCCGCTGCACATCCACACCCACGACACATCAGGGGCAGGTGTGGCAGCTATGCTGGCCTGTGCCCAGGCTGGGGCCGATGTGGTAGATGTGGCAGCTGATTCCATGTCCGGGATGACTTCACAGCCCAGCATGGGGGCCCTGGTGGCCTGCACCCGAGGGACTCCCATGGACACAG GGGTGCCCCTGGAGCGCGTGTTTGACTACAGTGAGTACTGGGAGGGGGCCCGGGGATTGTATGCGGCCTTTGACTGCACGGCCACCATGAAGTCTGGCAATTCGGATGTGTATGAGAATGAGATCCCAGGGGGCCAGTACACCAACCTGCACTTCCAGGCACACAGCATGGGGCTTGGCTCCAAGTTCAAGGAGGTCAAGAAGGCCTACGTGGAGGCCAACCAGATGCTGGGCGACCTCATCAAG GTGACACCGTCCTCCAAGATCGTGGGGGACCTGGCCCAGTTCATGGTGCAGAATGGGCTGAGCCGGGCAGAGGCTGAAGCCCAAGCAGAAGagctgtccttcccccgctccgTGGTAGAGTTCCTGCAGGGCTACATTGGCATTCCCCACGGGGGGTTCCCTGAGCCCCTTCGCTCTAAG GTGCTAAAGGACCTGCCAAGGGTCGAGGGGCGGCCcggagcctccctccctccactagATCTGCAGTTGCTGGAGAAGGAGCTGATAGAGCGGCACGGGGAGGAGGTGACACCAGAGGATGTGCTCTCAGCAGCCATATACCCCGATGTCTTTGCACACTTCAAGGACTTCACAGCTACTTTTGGCCCCCTGGATAGCCTCAATACCCGCCTCTTCCTGCAGGGACCCAAAATTGCAGAGGAGTTTGAG GTGGAGCTGGAGCGGGGCAAGACACTGCACATCAAAGCCCTGGCCATAAGTGACCTGAACCGGGCTGGCCAGAGGCAGGTCTTCTTTGAGCTCAATGGACAGCTGCGGTCCATTCTGGTCAAGGACACTCAGGCCATGAAG GAGATGCACTTCCACCCCAAGGCTCTGAAGGATGTGAAGGGCCAGATCGGGGCGCCCATGCCTGGGAAGGTGATAGACATCAAGGTAGCAGCTGGGGGCAAGGTGGCCAAGGGCCAGCCCCTGTGTGTGCTCAGCGCCATGAAGATGGAGACTGTAGTGACTTCACCCATGGAGGGCACTGTCCGCAAGGTCCACGTAACCACAGACATGACACTGGAGGGCGATGACCTCATCCTGGAGATTGAGTGA
- the LRFN4 gene encoding leucine-rich repeat and fibronectin type-III domain-containing protein 4: MAPPLLLLLLASGAAACPLPCVCQNLSESLSTLCAHRGLLFVPPNVDRRTVELRLADNFIQALGPPDFRNMTGLVDLTLSRNAITRIGARAFGDLESLRSLHLDGNRLVELGTGSLRGPVNLQHLILSGNQLGRISPGAFDDFLDSLEDLDLSYNNLRQVPWAGIGAMPALHTLNLDHNLIDALPPGAFAQLSQLSRLDLTSNRLATLAPDPLFSRGRDAEASPAPLVLSFSGNPLHCNCELLWLRRLARPDDLETCASPPGLAGRYFWAVPEGEFSCEPPLIARHTQRLWVLEGQRATLRCRALGDPAPTMHWVGPDDRLVGNSSRARAFPNGTLEIGVTGSGDAGGYTCIATNPAGEATARVELRVLALPHGGNGSAEGGRPGPSDIAASARTAAEGEGTLESEPAVQVTEVTATSGLVSWGPGRPADPVWMFQIQYNSSEDETLIYRIVPASSHHFLLKHLVPGADYDLCLLALSPAAGPSDLTATRLLGCARFSTLPAAPLCHALQAHVLGGTLTVAVGGVLVAALLVFTVALLVRGRGAGNGRLPLKLSHVQSQTNGGPSPTPKAHPPRSPPPRPQRSCSLDLGDAGGCYGYARRLGGAWARRSHSVHGGLLGAGCRGVGGSTEQLEESVV; encoded by the exons ATGGCCCCGccactcctgctgctgctgctggccagTGGAGCGGCCGCCTGCCCACTGCCCTGTGTCTGCCAGAACCTGTCCGAATCACTCAGCACCCTCTGTGCCCACCGAGGCCTGCTGTTCGTGCCACCCAACGTGGACCGCCGCACCGTGGAGCTGCGGCTGGCTGACAACTTCATCCAGGCCTTGGGGCCACCGGACTTCCGGAACATGACAGGGCTGGTGGACCTGACGCTTTCCCGGAATGCCATCACCCGCATTGGGGCCCGCGCTTTTGGGGACCTGGAGAGCCTACGTTCCCTGCATCTGGACGGGAATAGGTTGGTTGAGCTGGGCACCGGCAGCCTGCGGGGCCCCGTCAACCTGCAGCACCTCATCCTCAGTGGCAACCAGCTGGGCCGAATCTCGCCCGGGGCCTTCGACGACTTCCTGGACAGCCTGGAGGACCTCGACTTGTCCTACAACAACCTGCGGCAGGTGCCCTGGGCCGGCATCGGTGCCATGCCTGCCCTGCACACGCTCAACCTGGACCACAACCTCATCGACGCACTGCCCCCGGGCGCCTTCGCCCAGCTCAGCCAGCTCTCCCGTCTCGACCTCACCTCCAACCGCCTGGCCACGCTGGCACCAGACCCGCTCTTTTCCCGGGGGCGCGACGCGGAGGCCTCACCCGCCCCCCTGGTGCTGAGCTTCAGCGGGAACCCCCTGCACTGCAACTGCGAGCTGCTGTGGCTGCGGAGGCTGGCCCGGCCCGACGACCTGGAGACGTGCGCCTCCCCTCCAGGCCTGGCCGGCCGCTACTTCTGGGCAGTGCCCGAGGGCGAGTTCTCCTGCGAGCCGCCCCTCATCGCCCGCCACACGCAGCGCCTCTGGGTGCTGGAGGGCCAGCGGGCCACTCTGAGATGCCGGGCCCTCGGTGACCCTGCGCCCACCATGCACTGGGTCGGCCCTGATGACCGCCTGGTTGGCAACTCCTCCCGAGCCCGGGCTTTCCCCAACGGGACCCTGGAGATCGGGGTGACGGGCTCTGGGGACGCAGGGGGCTACACCTGCATTGCCACCAACCCTGCCGGGGAGGCCACAGCCCGTGTGGAGCTACGGGTGCTGGCCTTGCCCCACGGCGGGAACGGCAGTGCTGAGGGGGGCCGCCCAGGGCCCTCGGACATTGCCGCCTCGGCCCGCACTGCTGCCGAGGGCGAGGGGACACTGGAGTCTGAGCCAGCTGTGCAGGTGACAGAGGTGACTGCAACCTCAGGGCTGGTGAGCTGGGGGCCAGGGCGGCCAGCCGACCCTGTGTGGATGTTCCAAATCCAGTATAACAGCAGTGAAGATGAGACCCTCATCTACCG GATTGTCCCGGCCTCCAGCCACCACTTCCTGCTGAAGCACCTAGTCCCTGGTGCCGACTATGACCTCTGCCTGCTGGCCCTGTCACCTGCCGCTGGGCCTTCCGACCTCACAGCCACCCGGCTGCTGGGCTGTGCCCGTTTCTCCACGCTACCGGCTGCGCCCCTGTGCCACGCCCTGCAGGCCCACGTGCTGGGCGGGACCCTGACCGTGGCCGTGGGGGGTGTGCTGGTGGCTGCCTTACTGGTCTTCACCGTGGCCTTGCTGGTtcggggccggggggccgggaATGGCCGCCTCCCCCTCAAGCTTAGCCACGTCCAATCCCAGACCAACGGAGGCCCCAGCCCCACGCCCAAGGCCCACCCGCCGCGGAGCCCGCCGCCTCGGCCCCAGCGCAGCTGCTCCCTGGACCTGGGGGATGCTGGCGGGTGCTACGGTTACGCCAGGCGCCTCGGAGGAGCCTGGGCCCGCCGGAGCCACTCTGTGCATGGGGGGCTGCTCGGGGCAGggtgccggggggtggggggcagcacgGAGCAGCTGGAAGAGAGTGTGGTGTGA
- the PC gene encoding pyruvate carboxylase, mitochondrial isoform X2, with the protein MLKFRTIRGGLRLLGIRRASTAPAASPHVRRLEYKPIKKVMVANRGEIAIRVFRACTELGIRTVAVYSEQDTGQMHRQKADEAYLIGRGLAPVQAYLHIPDIIKVAKENNVDAVHPGYGFLSERADFAQACQDAGVRFIGPSPEVVRKMGDKVEARAIAISAGVPVVPGTDAPITSLHEAHEFSNTYGFPIIFKAAYGGGGRGMRVVHSYEELEENYNRAYSEALAAFGNGALFVEKFIEKPRHIEVQILGDQYGNILHLYERDCSIQRRHQKVVEIAPAAHLDPQLRTRLTSDSVKLAKQVGYENAGTVEFLVDKHGKHYFIEVNSRLQVEHTVTEEITDVDLVHAQIHVAEGRSLPDLGLRQENIRINGCAIQCRVTTEDPARSFQPDTGRIEVFRSGEGMGIRLDNASAFQGAVISPHYDSLLVKVIAHGKDHPTAATKMSRALAEFRVRGVKTNIPFLQNVLNNQQFLAGTVDTQFIDENPELFQLRPAQNRAQKLLHYLGHVMVNGPTTPIPVKASPSPTDPIVPAVPIGPPPAGFRDILLREGPEGFARAVRNHQGLLLMDTTFRDAHQSLLATRVRTHDLKKIAPYVAHNFSKLFSIENWGGATFDVAMRFLYECPWRRLQELRELIPNIPFQMLLRGANAVGYTNYPDNVVFKFCEVAKENGMDVFRVFDSLNYMPNLLLGMEAAGNAGGVVEAAISYTGDVADPSRTKYSLQYYMGLAEELVRAGTHILCIKDMAGLLKPVACTMLVRSLRDRFPDLPLHIHTHDTSGAGVAAMLACAQAGADVVDVAADSMSGMTSQPSMGALVACTRGTPMDTGVPLERVFDYSEYWEGARGLYAAFDCTATMKSGNSDVYENEIPGGQYTNLHFQAHSMGLGSKFKEVKKAYVEANQMLGDLIKVTPSSKIVGDLAQFMVQNGLSRAEAEAQAEELSFPRSVVEFLQGYIGIPHGGFPEPLRSKVLKDLPRVEGRPGASLPPLDLQLLEKELIERHGEEVTPEDVLSAAIYPDVFAHFKDFTATFGPLDSLNTRLFLQGPKIAEEFEVELERGKTLHIKALAISDLNRAGQRQVFFELNGQLRSILVKDTQAMKEMHFHPKALKDVKGQIGAPMPGKVIDIKVAAGGKVAKGQPLCVLSAMKMETVVTSPMEGTVRKVHVTTDMTLEGDDLILEIE; encoded by the exons ATGCTGAAGTTCCGAACCATCCGTGGGGGCCTGAGGCTCCTGGGGATCCGCCGAGCCTCCACTGCCCCTGCTGCCTCCCCACACGTCCGGCGCCTGGAGTACAAGCCCATCAAGAAGGTCATGGTGGCCAACAGAG GTGAGATTGCCATCCGCGTGTTCCGGGCCTGCACGGAGCTGGGCATCCGCACCGTGGCTGTCTACTCAGAGCAGGACACAGGCCAGATGCACCGGCAGAAAGCAGATGAAGCCTACCTCATCGGCCGCGGCCTCGCCCCGGTGCAGGCCTATCTGCACATCCCAGACATCATCAAGGTGGCCAAG gaaaACAATGTGGACGCGGTGCACCCTGGCTACGGGTTCCTGTCAGAGCGCGCGGACTTCGCCCAGGCCTGCCAGGATGCCGGGGTTCGGTTCATTGGGCCGAGCCCTGAGGTCGTCCGCAAGATGGGAGATAAGGTGGAGGCCCGGGCCATCGCTATCAGTGCAG GTGTTCCCGTGGTCCCTGGCACAGACGCCCCCATCACCTCCCTGCACGAGGCCCATGAGTTCTCCAACACCTACGGCTTCCCCATTATCTTCAAGGCCGCCTACGGGGGCGGGGGACGTGGCATGAGGGTCGTGCACAGCTATGAG GAGCTGGAGGAAAACTACAACCGGGCCTACTCGGAGGCTCTGGCTGCCTTTGGGAATGGCGCACTGTTTGTGGAGAAGTTCATCGAGAAGCCACGCCACATCGAGGTGCAGATCCTGG GAGACCAGTACGGGAACATTTTGCACCTGTACGAGCGAGACTGTTCCATCCAGCGGCGGCACCAGAAAGTGGTTGAGATTGCTCCTGCTGCCCACCTGGACCCCCAGCTTCGGACCCGACTCACCAGTGACTCTGTCAAACTTGCTAAGCAG GTGGGCTACGAGAATGCGGGCACCGTGGAGTTCCTGGTGGACAAGCACGGCAAACACTACTTCATCGAGGTCAACTCCCGCCTGCAGGTGGAGCACACCGTCACCGAGGAGATCACtga TGTGGACCTGGTCCATGCCCAGATCCACGTGGCCGAGGGCCGGAGCCTGCCCGACCTGGGCCTGCGGCAGGAGAACATCCGTATCAACGGCTGTGCCATTCAGTGCCGGGTCACCACTGAGGACCCCGCGCGCAGCTTCCAGCCAGACACTGGCCGCATCGAG GTGTTCCGGAGCGGAGAGGGCATGGGCATCCGCCTCGATAATGCATCTGCCTTCCAAGGAGCTGTCATCTCCCCGCATTATGATTCCCTGCTGGTCAAAGTCATTGCCCATGGCAAAGACCACCCCACGGCTGCCACCAAGATGAGCAGAGCCCTGGCTGAGTTCCGAGTCCGGGGTGTAAAG ACCAACATCCCCTTCCTGCAGAATGTGCTCAACAACCAGCAGTTCCTGGCCGGCACCGTGGACACCCAGTTCATCGATGAGAACCCGGAGCTATTCCAGCTGCGGCCTGCACAGAACCGGGCCCAGAAGCTGCTGCACTACCTCG GTCATGTCATGGTGAACGGCCCAACCACCCCGATCCCCGTCAAGGCCAGTCCCAGCCCCACAGACCCCATTGTCCCTGCAGTGCCCATAG GCCCACCCCCAGCTGGTTTCAGAGACATCCTGCTGCGGGAGGGGCCCGAGGGCTTCGCTAGAGCTGTGCGGAACCACCAGGGGCTGCTGCTGATGGACACGACCTTCCGGGATGCCCACCAGTCACTGCTGGCCACTCGTGTGCGAACCCACGATCTCAAAAAGATTGCTCCCTATGTTGCTCACAACTTCAGCAAACTCTTCAGCATAGAGAACTGGGGAG GAGCCACGTTTGATGTTGCCATGCGCTTCCTGTATGAGTGCCCCTGGCGGCGGCTGCAGGAGCTCCGAGAGCTCATCCCCAACATCCCGTTCCAGATGCTGCTGCGGGGGGCCAACGCCGTGGGCTACACCAACTACCCCGACAATGTGGTCTTCAA GTTCTGTGAGGTGGCCAAAGAGAACGGCATGGATGTCTTCCGGGTTTTTGACTCCCTCAACTACATGCCCAATCTGCTACTGGGCATGGAGGCAGCCGGCAATGCTGGCGGTGTGGTGGAGGCCGCCATCTCCTACACAGGTGACGTGGCCGACCCCAGCCGCACCAAATACTCACTGCAGTACTACATGGGCCTGGCTGAAGAGTTGGTTCGAGCTGGCACCCACATCTTGTGCATCAAG GACATGGCAGGGCTGCTAAAGCCAGTGGCCTGCACCATGCTGGTCAGGTCCCTCAGGGACCGCTTCCCTGACCTCCCGCTGCACATCCACACCCACGACACATCAGGGGCAGGTGTGGCAGCTATGCTGGCCTGTGCCCAGGCTGGGGCCGATGTGGTAGATGTGGCAGCTGATTCCATGTCCGGGATGACTTCACAGCCCAGCATGGGGGCCCTGGTGGCCTGCACCCGAGGGACTCCCATGGACACAG GGGTGCCCCTGGAGCGCGTGTTTGACTACAGTGAGTACTGGGAGGGGGCCCGGGGATTGTATGCGGCCTTTGACTGCACGGCCACCATGAAGTCTGGCAATTCGGATGTGTATGAGAATGAGATCCCAGGGGGCCAGTACACCAACCTGCACTTCCAGGCACACAGCATGGGGCTTGGCTCCAAGTTCAAGGAGGTCAAGAAGGCCTACGTGGAGGCCAACCAGATGCTGGGCGACCTCATCAAG GTGACACCGTCCTCCAAGATCGTGGGGGACCTGGCCCAGTTCATGGTGCAGAATGGGCTGAGCCGGGCAGAGGCTGAAGCCCAAGCAGAAGagctgtccttcccccgctccgTGGTAGAGTTCCTGCAGGGCTACATTGGCATTCCCCACGGGGGGTTCCCTGAGCCCCTTCGCTCTAAG GTGCTAAAGGACCTGCCAAGGGTCGAGGGGCGGCCcggagcctccctccctccactagATCTGCAGTTGCTGGAGAAGGAGCTGATAGAGCGGCACGGGGAGGAGGTGACACCAGAGGATGTGCTCTCAGCAGCCATATACCCCGATGTCTTTGCACACTTCAAGGACTTCACAGCTACTTTTGGCCCCCTGGATAGCCTCAATACCCGCCTCTTCCTGCAGGGACCCAAAATTGCAGAGGAGTTTGAG GTGGAGCTGGAGCGGGGCAAGACACTGCACATCAAAGCCCTGGCCATAAGTGACCTGAACCGGGCTGGCCAGAGGCAGGTCTTCTTTGAGCTCAATGGACAGCTGCGGTCCATTCTGGTCAAGGACACTCAGGCCATGAAG GAGATGCACTTCCACCCCAAGGCTCTGAAGGATGTGAAGGGCCAGATCGGGGCGCCCATGCCTGGGAAGGTGATAGACATCAAGGTAGCAGCTGGGGGCAAGGTGGCCAAGGGCCAGCCCCTGTGTGTGCTCAGCGCCATGAAGATGGAGACTGTAGTGACTTCACCCATGGAGGGCACTGTCCGCAAGGTCCACGTAACCACAGACATGACACTGGAGGGCGATGACCTCATCCTGGAGATTGAGTGA